A genomic region of Oryza glaberrima chromosome 1, OglaRS2, whole genome shotgun sequence contains the following coding sequences:
- the LOC127779303 gene encoding multicopper oxidase LPR1 homolog 2, translating to MEKRRFLGVCLLVAVLVLRAAVLGRGDDGGRLLDPGKLEMFVDELPDMPRMRGYGVAEGGKLVAGNLTIGMYETMWKFHRDLPATRVFAYGTSKETATVPGPTIEAMQGVPTYVTWTNHLPPRHFLPWDPTLTAAAPGSGVPAVVHLHGGVQHSGSDGHSLAWFTAGFAATGPRFSSPAAYEYPNQQPPGNLWYHDHAMGLTRVNILAGLLGAYRVASPAEEAALNLPSGEAFDRNLVLFDRDFLADGSLFMNRTGNNPSVHPQWQPEYFGAVVVANGKAWPYLRVRRRRYRLRILNASNARFFRLSLSGGLRFVHVASDSVYLARPVPTRAFLLAPSEIADVVVDFAESGNATAIVLRSDAPAPYPGDPGDKAETVPVMKFVIDDDDDALSTEPDTSSVPARLTSPSQYAKPDAREAVLTRRIAMYEYTKEGTDEPTHLYLNARSYMDPVTETPREGTSELWDVINLTDDNHPLHVHLALFVALEQRSLRDVDDLKECMMARGSGGGGADACGLERHLAGGRKHVVPKQERGWKNVFKVRPGTVTRLLVRFRPLSPPDSRRFPFDVAAGPGYVYHCHILDHEDNEMMRPMKIVR from the exons ATGGAGAAGAGAAGGTTTCTTGGAGTGTGCTTGCTTGTGGCAGTGTTGGTGTtgcgggcggcggtgctcggccgtggtgacgacggcggccggctgctGGACCCGGGCAAGCTGGAGATGTTCGTCGACGAGCTGCCGGACATGCCGAGGATGCGCGGCTACGGCGTGGCGGAGGGCGgcaagctcgtcgccggcaaccTCACCATCGGCATGTACGAGACCATGTGG aaaTTCCACCGCGACCTTCCGGCGACGCGAGTCTTCGCCTACGGGACCAGCAAGGAGACCGCCACGGTGCCGGGCCCCACCATCGAGGCCATGCAGGGTGTCCCCACCTACGTGACGTGGACCAACCACCTCCCGCCACGTCACTTCCTCCCGTGGGACCCCACCCTCACCGCCGCGGCACCTGGCAGCGGCGTCCCCGCCGTCGTTCACCTCCACGGCGGCGTGCAGCACTCCGGCTCCGATGGGCACTCGCTCGCCTGGTTCACCGCCGGCTTCGCCGCCACCGGGCCGcgcttctcgtcgccggcggcgtacgAGTACCCCAACCAGCAGCCTCCCGGCAACCTCTGGTACCACGACCACGCCATGGGGCTCACCCGCGTCAAcatcctcgccggcctcctcggcgcGTACCGCGTGGCCTccccggcggaggaggcggcgctcaACCTCCCCTCCGGCGAGGCGTTCGACCGCAACCTGGTGCTGTTCGACCGCGACTTCCTCGCCGACGGCTCGCTGTTCATGAACCGCACGGGGAACAACCCGAGCGTGCACCCGCAGTGGCAGCCGGAGTActtcggcgccgtcgtcgtcgccaacgGCAAGGCGTGGCCGTAcctccgcgtccgccgccgccgctaccgcctccGCATCCTCAACGCCAGCAACGCGCGCTTCttccgcctctccctctccggcggCCTCCGCTTTGTGCACGTCGCCTCCGACTCCGTCTACCTCGCCAGGCCGGTGCCCACCCGCGCGTTCCTCCTCGCGCCGTCCGAgatcgccgacgtcgtcgtcgacttcGCCGAGTCCGGCAACGCCACGGCGATCGTCCTGCGGTCCGACGCCCCGGCGCCGTACCCCGGTGACCCAGGCGACAAGGCGGAGACCGTGCCGGTGATGAAGTTCgtgatcgacgacgacgacgacgcgttgTCGACGGAGCCGGACACGTCGAGCGTGCCGGCGAGGCTGACGTCGCCGTCGCAGTACGCCAAGCCGGACGCGAGGGAGGCGGTGCTGACGCGGCGGATCGCCATGTACGAGTACACCAAGGAGGGCACCGACGAGCCGACGCACCTGTACCTGAACGCGAGGTCGTACATGGACCCGGTGACGGAGACGCCGAGGGAGGGGACGTCGGAGCTCTGGGACGTGATCAACCTCACCGACGACAACCACCCGCTTCACGTCCACCTGGCGCTGTTCGTGGCGCTGGAGCAGAGGTCGCTGCGGGACGTCGACGACCTCAAGGAGTGCATGATGGcgcggggcagcggcggcggcggcgcggacgcgtGCGGGCTGGAGCGgcacctcgccggcgggaggaagcACGTGGTGCCGAAGCAGGAGCGCGGGTGGAAGAACGTGTTCAAGGTGCGGCCGGGCACGGTGACGAGGCTGCTGGTGCGGTTccggccgctgtcgccgccggacagccgccgcttccccttcgacgtcgccgccggtccCGGCTACGTCTACCACTGCCAC ATTCTGGACCACGAAGACAACGAGATGATGAGGCCGATGAAGATTGTGCGCTA G
- the LOC127779327 gene encoding protein INVOLVED IN DE NOVO 2-like, with translation MPDARSAAENASRRHHHHHRAHAITDRSERGLPEEHSRGSVDERFVFPWMGILVNVPTEWKNGRQVGESGNRLKEGFARFCPHKVIPLWNHRGHTGNAIVEFAKDWTGFENALAFEVHFEQQGYGRRAWMGNKYRGSQMFGWVARADDHNSPGPIGVYLRKNGDLKTVADLENEGTRKTDKLVANLASQVEVKKRHVEELESQYNETTASLERVMEQREQQLQAYNEEIRKMQDLALRHSQRIMDENKKLRSDLESKMQLLDSRSKELDKLAVQSNSDRMNLEKEKEKNDIKTKHLKMATLEQQKADESVLKLVEEHKREKQAALDKILKLEQQLNAKQKLELEIQQLQGKLEVMKHMPGKEDSEAKSKIHELSEELKDKYAEMESIESLNQALVIKERQSNDELQHARKVLIEGFQDIIVGRTNIGIKRMGVIDFKAFTNAYKQRSLEEDADVSAAELCSLWENEIKNSDWHPFRVVMVDGKEMEILSEDDGKLCELKEEHGEEICAMVTKALLELNEYNPSGRYPVPELWNFKENRKATLKEVVQYILNQWKKNKRKR, from the exons ATGCCGGACGCCAGGTCCGCCGCCGAGAATgcaagccgccgccaccaccaccaccaccgtgccCACGCCATCACCGACCGCTCGGAGCGTGGGTTGCCTGAGGAGCATTCACGGGGCAGCGTGGACGAGCGGTTCGTCTTCCCATGGATGGGGATTCTGGTGAACGTGCCTACCGAGTGGAAGAACGGGCGGCAGGTTGGGGAGAGTGGGAACCGCCTCAAGGAGGGATTCGCGCGGTTCTGCCCACACAAGGTCATCCCGTTGTGGAATCACAGGGGTCACACGGGGAACGCCATTGTGGAGTTCGCCAAAGACTGGACCGGTTTCGAGAACGCGCTCGCGTTCGAGGTCCACTTCGAGCAACAAGGGTATGGCAGGAGGGCATGGATGGGGAACAAGTACAGGGGGTCACAGATGTTTGGGTGGGTCGCCAGGGCCGATGATCACAACTCTCCGGGGCCGATTGGGGTTTATCTGCGCAAGAACGGTGATCTCAAGACTGTTGCTGATCTTGAGAATGAAGGAACACGCAAGACTGACAAGCTTGTTGCCAATTTGGCTAGCCAGGTTGAGGTCAAGAAAAGGCATGTGGAGGAGCTTGAATCTCAGTACAATGAGACCACAGCGTCACTTGAAAGGGTGATGGAGCAAAGGGAGCAGCAGCTCCAGGCTTACAATGAAG AAATTCGTAAGATGCAAGACCTTGCGCTCAGACATTCACAGAGGATCATGGATGAGAATAAGAAGCTGCGTTCAGATTTGGAATCCAAGATGCAACTACTTGACTCAAGGTCCAAGGAGCTTGACAAGCTAGCTGTCCAAAGTAACTCTGACAGAATGAACcttgagaaagagaaggaaaag AACGATATTAAAACTAAGCATCTTAAGATGGCAACATTGGAGCAACAAAAGGCAGATGAAAGTGTGCTGAAACTTGTGGAAGAACACAAG AGGGAGAAACAAGCTGCTCTAGACAAGATTCTCAAGTTAGAGCAGCAGTTGAATGCTAAGCAGAAGCTTGAGTTAGAAATACAACAGCTTCAGGGCAAATTGGAAGTAATGAAGCATATGCCAGGTAAAGAAGACTCCGAAGCGAAGAGTAAAATACATGAACTCAGTGAGGAGCTAAAAGATAAGTATGCTGAAATGGAATCAATAGAGTCACTCAATCAAGCACTGGTTATCAAGGAAAGACAAAGCAATGATGAGCTGCAACATGCCCGGAAGGTGCTGATAGAA GGCTTCCAAGATATTATAGTTGGTCGAACAAATATAGGCATCAAGAGAATGGGTGTGATTGATTTCAAAGCATTTACAAATGCTTACAAACAGAGATCCTTAGAAGAGGATGCAGATGTTAGTGCTGCCGAGCTTTGTTCTCTCTGGGAAAATGAGATTAAAAATTCAGACTGGCACCCTTTTAGGGTTGTCATGGTCGACGGTAAAGAGATG GAAATTCTTTCTGAAGATGATGGGAAACTTTGCGAACTTAAAGAAGAGCATGGTGAAGAAATCTGTGCCATGGTAACAAAGGCACTGCTAGAA
- the LOC127768872 gene encoding multicopper oxidase LPR1 homolog 1, with translation MRAKVELAVLLLVLVGVAAGIRPPSAPPPVTEDTLQKVAGSLEMYVDELPQMPKIYGFSMRHGHPSPIRLTIGMYQKKWKFHRDLPASTVFVFGTSAATAKFPGPTIEAAQGVPLSVTWQNYLPARHILPWDPTVPTAIPRRGGVPTVVHLHGGAHPPQSDGSAFAWFTAGFGETGPAWSTPTYTYPNAQSPGVLWYHDHALGLTRANLLAGLLGAYVIRNPAVEAPLGLPCGDEFDRVLMLADRSFYADGSIYMNYTGIIPNIHPQWQPEYFGEAITVNGKAWPFLAVARRRYRFRIINTSNARYFNLSLTNGLPFTVVGSDTNYLSKPVTAASLLVSVAETFDVVVDFSQSTTSEAELVNTAPYPYPDGQAPNDLNGKVMKFVISPAKAKDTSRVPAKLLDYVAVAEEEAVQRRYIVMYEYEDAATGNPTHLYINGKRLEDPATETPRPGTTEVWEVINLTPDNHPLHLHLATFQATRVRGLVDEDAFKGCMAKLNDAVRCNVSRHAVGEEVAVPEHEKGWKNVVKIAPGYMTTIVVKFFMVDSGKPYPFDATAEPGYVYHCHILDHEDNAMIRPLKLIK, from the exons ATGCGCGCCAAAGTGGAGCTAGCCGTCCTCCTCTtggtcctcgtcggcgtcgccgccgggatccggccgccgtcggcgccgccgccggtgacggagGACACACTTCAGAAGGTGGCCGGCTCGCTGGAAATGTACGTCGACGAGCTCCCTCAGATGCCCAAGATCTACGGCTTCTCCATGAGACACGGTCACCCCTCTCCCATTCGTCTCACCATCGGCATGTACCAGAAGAAATGG AAATTCCACCGCGACCTGCCGGCGAGCACCGTGTTCGTGTTcgggacgtcggcggcgacggccaagTTCCCGGGGCCCACCATCGAGGCAGCGCAGGGGGTCCCACTGTCAGTGACGTGGCAGAACTACCTCCCCGCGCGCCACATCCTCCCGTGGGACCCCACCGTGCCCACCGCCatcccgcgccgcggcggcgtccccaccgtcgtccacctccacggcggcgcccaCCCGCCGCAGTCCGACGGCAGCGCCTTCGCCTGGTTCACCGCCGGCTTCGGCGAGACCGGCCCGGCGTGGTCGACGCCGACGTACACCTACCCCAACGCGCAGTCCCCCGGCGTGCTCTGGTACCACGACCACGCCCTCGGCCTCACCCGCGCCAACCTCCTCGCCGGACTCCTCGGCGCCTACGTCATCCGCAacccggcggtggaggcgccgCTCGGCCTCCCCTGCGGCGACGAGTTCGACCGCGTCCTCATGCTCGCCGACCGGAGCTTCTACGCCGACGGCTCCATCTATATGAACTACACCGGCATCATCCCCAACATCCACCCGCAGTGGCAGCCGGAGTACTTCGGCGAGGCCATCACCGTCAACGGCAAGGCATGGCcgttcctcgccgtcgcccgccgccgctaccgcttCCGCATCATCAACACCAGCAACGCGCGCTACTTCAACCTCTCCCTCACCAACGGCCTCCCCTTCACCGTCGTCGGCTCCGACACCAACTACCTCTCCAAGCCGGTCACCGCGGCGAGCCTCCTCGTCTCCGTCGCCGAGAcgttcgacgtcgtcgtcgacttcTCCCAGTCCACCACCTCCGAGGCGGAGCTGGTCAACACGGCGCCGTACCCGTACCCCGACGGCCAAGCGCCCAACGACCTCAACGGCAAGGTGATGAAGTTCGTGATCTCGCCGGCGAAGGCGAAGGACACCTCCAGGGTGCCGGCGAAGCTGCTCGActacgtcgccgtcgccgaggaagAGGCAGTGCAGAGGCGGTACATCGTGATGTACGAGTACGAGGACGCCGCCACCGGCAACCCGACGCACCTGTACATCAACGGGAAGAGGCTGGAGGACCCGGCGACGGAGACGCCGCGGCCGGGGACGACGGAGGTGTGGGAGGTGATCAACCTGACGCCGGACAACCAcccgctccacctccacctcgcgACGTTCCAGGCGACGCGCGTCCGCGGGCTCGTCGACGAGGACGCGTTCAAGGGCTGCATGGCGAAGCTCAACGACGCGGTGAGGTGCAACGTGAGCCGgcacgccgtcggcgaggaggtggcggtgccGGAGCACGAGAAGGGGTGGAAGAACGTGGTCAAGATCGCGCCGGGGTACATGACGACGATCGTGGTCAAGTTCTTCATGGTCGACAGCGGCAAGCCGTACCCGTTCGACGCCACGGCCGAGCCCGGCTACGTCTATCACTGCCAC ATTCTGGATCATGAGGACAACGCCATGATTCGCCCGCTAAAGCTGATCAAATGA